From the genome of Psychroserpens ponticola, one region includes:
- a CDS encoding LytTR family transcriptional regulator DNA-binding domain-containing protein, whose protein sequence is MPQQLFVRIHRSYIIAIKHIETFKKYCVVIDGNEIPISSN, encoded by the coding sequence TTGCCTCAGCAGTTATTTGTAAGAATTCATCGTTCCTATATTATTGCAATAAAACATATTGAAACGTTCAAGAAATACTGTGTGGTTATCGATGGGAATGAGATTCCCATAAGCAGTAATTAA
- a CDS encoding LytTR family transcriptional regulator DNA-binding domain-containing protein produces MSVTEYESESKKIIVYPNPTNDYVYISGIKDTKEYTIFIKSGSEFHQVLIQDIKYIESDGNYVTLHTIKRSILARYKLS; encoded by the coding sequence TTGTCTGTAACAGAATATGAAAGCGAATCAAAAAAAATAATAGTTTATCCTAATCCAACTAATGATTACGTTTATATTTCTGGAATAAAAGATACAAAAGAGTATACCATTTTTATTAAGAGTGGTTCAGAATTTCATCAAGTACTTATTCAAGATATTAAATACATAGAAAGTGATGGCAATTATGTAACGTTACATACTATTAAGCGTTCTATTTTAGCACGTTATAAATTATCATAA
- a CDS encoding M48 family metallopeptidase, with protein sequence MPNVKYGHKTIEYKVLEKSSLKSHYISVEKGEGVILKGKPISNDHAKKLILKKAKWIIDKLDLVSSIGDDDIVTGSRKQYLGRKYYVEIFETNDNNKIVINFTESKFIVSLPKLLNNQEDLKQAFETFYRQKAKEKITPRIRKWSKVTGLDFTDLKIRKLDKRWGSCTASNTIIINLEAIKLPFSLIDYLIVHELVHTKVKNHSKEFWSELSKHIPNWKELDAEMYGMRL encoded by the coding sequence ATGCCTAACGTAAAGTACGGACATAAAACAATAGAGTATAAGGTTCTTGAAAAAAGTTCTCTTAAGTCACATTACATTAGTGTTGAGAAAGGAGAAGGTGTTATTTTGAAAGGTAAACCAATATCCAATGACCATGCTAAGAAGCTGATTCTTAAAAAAGCCAAATGGATTATAGATAAGTTAGATTTGGTAAGCTCGATTGGAGATGATGATATCGTTACAGGATCGAGGAAACAATACTTAGGACGAAAGTATTATGTTGAGATTTTTGAGACTAATGACAATAATAAAATCGTAATCAATTTTACAGAATCTAAGTTTATAGTCTCATTGCCAAAATTATTGAATAATCAAGAAGATTTAAAACAAGCGTTTGAAACCTTTTATAGGCAAAAAGCTAAAGAGAAGATTACACCAAGAATAAGAAAGTGGTCTAAAGTAACAGGTTTAGATTTTACAGACCTTAAAATTAGAAAATTAGACAAACGATGGGGTAGTTGCACGGCATCAAATACTATAATTATTAATTTAGAAGCTATTAAACTTCCATTTAGTTTAATAGACTATTTAATAGTGCATGAGCTGGTGCATACAAAAGTTAAAAACCACTCAAAAGAATTTTGGTCAGAATTATCAAAGCATATTCCAAATTGGAAGGAATTAGATGCGGAAATGTATGGAATGCGGTTGTAG
- a CDS encoding type I restriction endonuclease subunit R, producing the protein MNQSPEFIHSELPAIKLFQQLGYQYFDASLHDERAVITEVLLKDRLLASIKKINPWINENNLNKAYTVLTSVTGASLMEINQKIWELIRGGTYTVKQVIDGTEIFKSVHFIDYIKPENNDFLVVNQMKYHGRYQNSIPDLVVYINGLPISVIECKSPTAQNAWDKAYGDLDYYQKNSEKLFHYNQICAGIWDVGGKYGAINAPQQFYSVFKTSKEDTEIINQAKKDQDKLIIALFKKERVLDIIRHFVLFELEEGVTIKKLPRYQQLRATNKTIARLQAGEGGVVWHTQGSGKSLTMAYVTRKLQASEYGFDNPTVMIMTDRKDLDRQITTTLQNVGFKNVNQASSVVHLDKLLRNDYGGIITTTLQKFQETDKDATASADQTELEERGNLMIEKHLKEKTLVKITKELQKGKWVEIERQEIELEELSKKENLYILVDEAHRSHYGFLASFMRTVLPNAKFVAFTGTPISKEDKSTLGEFYGGDYIDVYTITEAVADGATVELLYDEGIAKLDVKKEELDKEFEEKFGHFSEEKKDKLKKEALRKYQLSKSRINDISKHLIDHYRDKIFPDGHKAMLVCSGRPQALRYQQALQELSDQGYHNFESKVVMSIGSPKSDIIAKAYYETLEWNKNNPTDKKPIYVVPPEDIKNVTDDFKLPFGNENETEKSGKKKYDNTAIIIVSDMLLTGWDAPIASCLYLDKPLKEHNLLQAIARVNRSRKGKSAGFIVDYNGITAYLIQALDIFSGDIRPDDILKNINEELPKLEMNHTKLVNFFKPMKIDRNYNRADYIDSAVRFIEPINKRDDFKVLLKDFNKSVNIVLPNTKAMKYQGDFKLFNEIKLRARNAFPDDDELKISKDESKMLQGLIDEHLKSEGVENLLEEPISIIDKEKFKEEIMNASPATKELKMRNNLKHTIKVGIDKNPDFYKPLAQRLDELLKLKKDERITQLELLKAYADIQDEIIDQQKEGEEKGFKTERERAVYDSMKVLFNEDAEDATKTIFDLIKGELDIVGWQAKGQVKKDIENKIRRYLTTAKIERSEAKAKAKDMVDVLIKNKDA; encoded by the coding sequence TGATGCTAGTTTGCATGATGAGCGAGCAGTCATTACAGAGGTGCTGTTAAAAGACAGGTTACTTGCTTCTATAAAGAAAATAAACCCATGGATTAACGAGAATAATCTTAATAAGGCGTACACAGTTTTAACATCGGTTACTGGTGCGTCCTTAATGGAGATTAATCAAAAAATATGGGAGTTAATACGAGGTGGCACATATACCGTAAAACAAGTTATTGATGGTACAGAGATTTTTAAATCAGTTCACTTTATAGATTATATCAAGCCTGAGAATAATGATTTCTTAGTGGTTAATCAAATGAAATATCATGGTAGATATCAAAACTCTATTCCAGATCTGGTAGTCTACATTAATGGTTTGCCTATAAGTGTAATTGAATGTAAATCTCCAACAGCTCAAAATGCATGGGATAAAGCTTATGGTGATTTAGATTATTATCAAAAGAATTCAGAAAAGCTATTTCATTATAATCAAATATGTGCTGGTATTTGGGATGTTGGTGGTAAGTATGGAGCAATCAATGCTCCACAACAATTTTATTCCGTATTTAAAACTAGTAAAGAAGATACAGAGATAATAAATCAAGCTAAAAAAGACCAAGACAAACTCATTATAGCCTTATTTAAAAAAGAACGTGTTTTAGATATTATTCGTCACTTTGTTTTATTTGAATTAGAAGAAGGCGTAACTATTAAAAAGCTTCCAAGATATCAACAGTTAAGAGCTACAAATAAAACTATTGCACGTTTACAAGCTGGCGAAGGTGGTGTTGTTTGGCATACACAAGGTTCTGGAAAGTCTTTAACTATGGCATATGTTACTAGAAAGTTACAAGCTTCAGAATATGGATTTGATAATCCAACGGTTATGATAATGACCGATAGAAAAGATTTAGACAGGCAGATAACCACAACGCTTCAAAACGTAGGGTTTAAAAATGTAAATCAAGCATCGTCTGTGGTGCATTTAGATAAATTGCTCCGTAATGATTATGGAGGTATTATTACAACTACGCTACAAAAATTTCAAGAAACCGATAAGGATGCTACAGCTTCAGCTGACCAAACAGAACTGGAAGAGCGTGGTAATTTGATGATTGAAAAACATCTAAAAGAAAAAACATTAGTAAAAATTACCAAAGAGCTTCAAAAAGGTAAATGGGTTGAAATTGAACGTCAAGAAATAGAACTGGAAGAGCTTTCTAAAAAAGAGAACCTTTACATATTAGTAGATGAAGCACACCGAAGTCATTATGGTTTTTTAGCTTCATTCATGCGTACTGTATTACCCAATGCTAAGTTTGTAGCCTTTACAGGTACACCAATATCTAAAGAAGATAAATCTACACTTGGAGAATTTTATGGAGGTGATTATATAGATGTTTATACGATTACGGAAGCTGTAGCCGATGGAGCAACCGTTGAGTTATTGTATGATGAAGGCATCGCTAAACTAGATGTTAAAAAAGAAGAATTAGACAAAGAGTTTGAAGAGAAGTTTGGACACTTTTCAGAAGAAAAAAAGGATAAGTTAAAAAAGGAAGCATTACGAAAATACCAACTTTCTAAAAGTAGGATTAATGATATTTCAAAACACCTTATAGACCATTATCGAGATAAGATATTTCCAGATGGACATAAAGCGATGTTGGTTTGTAGTGGAAGACCTCAAGCATTAAGATATCAGCAAGCACTTCAAGAACTAAGCGACCAAGGTTATCATAATTTTGAATCTAAAGTGGTTATGAGTATAGGTTCTCCTAAGTCTGATATCATAGCAAAAGCGTATTATGAAACTTTAGAATGGAACAAGAACAACCCTACAGATAAAAAACCAATTTATGTAGTTCCTCCAGAAGACATCAAAAATGTTACCGATGATTTTAAATTGCCTTTTGGAAATGAAAATGAAACAGAAAAATCTGGGAAGAAAAAGTATGATAATACGGCTATCATTATTGTGTCAGATATGTTACTTACTGGTTGGGATGCTCCAATTGCATCCTGTTTGTATTTAGATAAACCATTAAAGGAACACAATCTCTTACAAGCTATAGCAAGAGTTAATCGTTCCAGAAAAGGTAAGAGTGCTGGTTTTATTGTGGATTACAATGGGATAACAGCGTATCTAATTCAAGCATTAGACATATTTTCTGGTGATATAAGACCAGATGATATTTTAAAGAATATAAATGAAGAATTGCCTAAGCTAGAAATGAACCACACTAAACTGGTTAATTTCTTTAAGCCTATGAAAATTGATAGGAATTATAATAGAGCTGATTATATTGATTCGGCAGTTCGATTTATTGAGCCTATTAATAAAAGAGATGATTTTAAAGTTTTACTGAAGGACTTTAATAAGTCAGTTAACATCGTGCTACCTAATACAAAAGCAATGAAGTATCAGGGAGATTTTAAACTTTTTAACGAGATTAAATTACGAGCCAGAAATGCTTTTCCAGATGATGACGAGCTAAAAATCAGTAAAGACGAAAGTAAAATGCTTCAAGGGTTAATTGATGAGCATTTAAAATCTGAAGGAGTTGAGAATCTTTTAGAAGAGCCCATCTCTATTATTGATAAAGAGAAGTTTAAGGAAGAAATAATGAACGCCTCTCCTGCAACCAAGGAATTGAAGATGCGAAATAATTTAAAGCATACCATAAAAGTTGGAATAGATAAAAATCCAGACTTCTATAAACCATTAGCGCAACGTTTAGATGAGCTACTGAAACTAAAAAAAGACGAACGCATTACTCAACTGGAGCTACTTAAAGCTTATGCTGATATTCAAGACGAAATTATAGACCAACAAAAAGAAGGTGAAGAAAAGGGGTTTAAAACAGAGCGTGAGAGAGCTGTTTACGACTCAATGAAGGTATTGTTTAACGAAGACGCTGAAGATGCCACAAAGACGATATTTGACCTCATAAAAGGAGAGTTAGACATTGTGGGCTGGCAAGCTAAAGGTCAGGTAAAAAAAGATATAGAAAACAAAATTAGAAGATATTTAACCACTGCAAAAATAGAACGAAGCGAAGCGAAAGCTAAAGCTAAAGATATGGTTGATGTATTAATAAAGAATAAGGATGCCTAA